In a single window of the Zea mays cultivar B73 chromosome 5, Zm-B73-REFERENCE-NAM-5.0, whole genome shotgun sequence genome:
- the LOC100282804 gene encoding uncharacterized protein LOC100282804: MEALTARSSVLSPPGIAGDTSPSLPLPLRRASAAFLGPRRSPSALAISTRWLRAPPRRGGRLLAGEGEEVPPDPADDAAGRAEDFLVLENNVTLRQSNDMDTIKHDDAGTSGIGGSNTGGSRTGLFRTPISGGVHSATAVHDLPPPALAVRNLMEQARFAHLCTVMSRMHHRREGYPFGSLVDFAPDPFGHPIFSLSPLAIHTRNLLADPRCTLVVQVPGWSGLSNARVTIFGDVIPLPTEQQEWAHQQYVSKHQQWASQQWGNFYYYRMHTISDIYFIGGFGTVAWVDVNEYEALQPDKIAMDGGEQNLKELNAMFSKPLKELLSTDEGEVDDVALISMDSKGIDIRVRQGAQFNIQRVPFEVDHSVETLDEATEALRRIISKSRWHTKSSVIGRP, encoded by the exons atgGAAGCTCTCACAGCCCGCTCCTCCGTACTCTCGCCGCCGGGGATTGCCGGAGACACCTCGCCCTCCCTTCCCCTGCCCCTCCGCCGAGCCTCCGCCGCGTTTCTTGGGCCTCGCAGGAGCCCCTCCGCCCTCGCCATCTCCACGCGCTGGCTGCGCGCTCCGCCTCGACGCGGCGGCCGCCTGCTCGCGGGGGAAGGGGAAGAAGTGCCCCCCGACCCCGCCGATGACGCGGCTGGCCGGGCGGAAGATTTTCTAGTACTCGAG AATAATGTAACTCTACGCCAAAGCAATGACATGGATACCATTAAACATGATGATGCTGGCACTTCTGGAATTGGTGGGAGTAACACTGGTGGCTCTAGGACTGGCCTATTCAGAACACCTATTTCAGGTGGTGTGCACAGTGCAACTGCTGTTCATGATTTACCACCACCAGCTTTGGCTGTTCGCAACCTCATGGAACAG GCAAGGTTTGCTCATCTGTGCACTGTAATGTCTCGGATGCATCACCGCCGTGAGGGATACCCATTCGGTTCCCTAGTAGATTTTGCACCTGACCCATTTGGCC ACCCGATCTTCTCATTATCCCCACTAGCTATCCACACAAGAAATTTGTTGGCAGACCCAAGATGCACCCTTGTTGTACAG GTTCCTGGATGGAGTGGGCTATCAAATGCACGAGTAACTATCTTTGGCGATGTCATTCCGTTGCCCACTGAACAACAG GAATGGGCTCATCAGCAGTATGTTTCAAAGCACCAGCAGTGGGCATCCCAACAGTGGGGTAACTTTTACTATTACAGAATGCACACAATAAG TGACATATATTTCATTGGAGGTTTTGGTACTGTTGCTTGGGTAGATGTGAACGAATATGAGGCTCTGCAACCTGACAAGATTGCTATGGATGGAGGGGAACAAAATCTGAAG GAACTCAACGCAATGTTCTCAAAGCCTCTGAAAGAGCTTTTGTCAACTGATGAAGGAGAGGTAGACGATGTTGCTCTTATTTCAATGGACAGCAAAGGTATCGATATCCGTGTCCGACAAGGTGCACAG TTCAACATACAGAGGGTGCCCTTTGAGGTGGATCACAGCGTCGAAACACTGGATGAAGCCACTGAAGCGCTCAGGAGGATAATCAGCAAGTCTAGGTGGCACACAAAGAGCTCAGTCATAGGACGCCCTTGA